The proteins below are encoded in one region of Metallibacterium scheffleri:
- a CDS encoding sulfotransferase domain-containing protein, with product MRRAARYNPALRWIILLRDPAARAISQHAMERARGTESLPLLRALLAERGRLHRARGDLGWNSSLRNHSYRARGEYAAQLQRLLHHFPREQVLLLRSVDLARDAAATLREVYAHLGLAEPLRMPETLRHFEGSYGHHALGHAMLRWWSWQQRRKLRRALDVDLQS from the coding sequence ATCCGCCGCGCCGCGCGCTACAACCCGGCCCTGCGCTGGATCATCCTGCTGCGCGATCCGGCCGCGCGCGCGATCTCGCAGCACGCCATGGAGCGTGCGCGCGGCACGGAATCATTGCCCTTGCTGCGCGCATTGCTGGCCGAGCGCGGGCGGTTGCACCGCGCGCGCGGGGACTTGGGATGGAACTCGTCACTGCGCAATCACAGTTATCGCGCGCGCGGTGAATACGCGGCGCAATTGCAGCGGTTATTGCATCACTTTCCGCGCGAGCAGGTGCTGCTGTTGCGCAGTGTCGATCTGGCACGGGATGCCGCGGCGACGCTGCGCGAGGTCTATGCACACCTGGGTCTTGCAGAGCCGCTACGCATGCCGGAAACACTGCGCCACTTCGAGGGCAGCTACGGCCATCATGCACTCGGCCACGCCATGCTGCGCTGGTGGTCGTGGCAGCAGCGGCGCAAGCTGCGGCGTGCGCTGGATGTTGACCTACAGTCTTGA
- a CDS encoding ISL3 family transposase → MLITRLLNACHHHPGFVYQGARLLEAENTIEVDVRPRRGSRPICSGCGKRGSGYDTLSVRRFEFIPVWGFAVILLYAMRRVACRGCGVKVEQVPWAIGKHTLCKAYMLFLAQWARRLSWRETAVAFRTSWEKVFHAVAWVVEWGLAHREWGPLRAIGVDEIQYGRGHAYLTLVYQIDAGFTRLLWVGKERTTASFQRFFDLIGKDLAARIAFVCSDMWKPYLKLIEQNCPNALNILDRFHVVATINKAIDEVRANEARRMHQDGYEPVLKKTRWCVLKRPGNLTGKQRGRLRELLKYNLKTVRAYLLKEDFQKFWEYVSPTWAGRFLDEWCTQVMRSQIEPMKKVAGTLRRHHELLLNYFRARKQFSSGVVEGLNNKCKVTMRKAYGFRTFRATEIALYHVLGKLPEPKLAHRFC, encoded by the coding sequence ATGTTGATCACCCGCTTGCTGAATGCCTGTCACCACCATCCTGGTTTCGTGTATCAGGGTGCGCGCCTGCTCGAGGCCGAGAACACCATCGAGGTTGACGTGCGTCCTCGCCGCGGTTCGCGTCCGATCTGCTCGGGATGCGGAAAGCGCGGCAGCGGCTACGATACGCTGTCGGTGCGCCGCTTCGAGTTCATTCCGGTCTGGGGCTTCGCGGTGATTTTATTGTATGCCATGCGTCGAGTCGCCTGCCGTGGATGCGGCGTCAAGGTCGAACAGGTGCCCTGGGCGATTGGCAAGCACACGCTCTGCAAGGCGTACATGTTGTTCCTCGCGCAGTGGGCGCGCCGACTGTCCTGGCGAGAAACGGCGGTAGCGTTCCGCACCAGCTGGGAAAAGGTGTTTCACGCCGTGGCATGGGTGGTCGAGTGGGGGCTGGCGCATCGCGAGTGGGGGCCGCTGCGTGCCATCGGCGTCGACGAAATCCAGTACGGCCGCGGCCACGCGTATCTGACGCTGGTCTACCAGATCGATGCCGGCTTCACGCGGCTGCTTTGGGTCGGCAAGGAGCGCACCACGGCCAGCTTCCAGCGCTTCTTTGACCTGATCGGCAAAGATCTCGCGGCGCGGATCGCCTTCGTCTGCTCGGACATGTGGAAGCCCTACCTGAAGCTGATCGAGCAGAACTGCCCGAACGCACTGAACATTCTCGACCGTTTCCACGTCGTGGCGACGATCAACAAGGCGATCGACGAAGTGCGTGCCAACGAAGCCCGCCGGATGCACCAGGACGGCTATGAGCCTGTCCTGAAGAAGACCCGGTGGTGCGTGCTGAAGCGTCCGGGCAATCTGACGGGAAAACAGCGCGGCCGCCTGCGGGAACTGCTGAAGTACAACCTGAAGACGGTTCGCGCCTACCTGCTGAAGGAGGACTTCCAGAAGTTCTGGGAGTACGTGTCACCCACCTGGGCCGGCAGATTCCTCGATGAGTGGTGCACGCAGGTGATGCGCTCACAGATCGAGCCGATGAAGAAAGTCGCCGGCACGCTACGCCGACACCACGAGCTGCTGTTGAACTATTTCCGCGCCCGCAAGCAGTTCTCCAGCGGCGTCGTCGAGGGGCTCAACAACAAGTGCAAAGTCACCATGAGAAAAGCCTACGGATTTCGGACCTTCAGGGCGACAGAAATCGCGCTCTATCATGTGCTTGGCAAGCTACCTGAGCCGAAGCTCGCCCACAGGTTTTGCTGA
- a CDS encoding type II toxin-antitoxin system HicA family toxin — MKREELLRQLAVAGCVLVRHGGRHDIWLNPRTGQKQPIPRHRDVEDALAKHIFKYLGLR, encoded by the coding sequence TTGAAGCGAGAGGAGCTGCTGCGTCAACTTGCAGTGGCAGGCTGCGTTCTGGTGCGTCACGGTGGGCGTCATGACATCTGGCTGAATCCGCGCACAGGACAAAAGCAACCCATTCCGAGGCATCGCGACGTTGAAGATGCCTTGGCCAAGCACATCTTCAAATACCTCGGATTGCGCTGA
- a CDS encoding type II toxin-antitoxin system HicB family antitoxin produces the protein MIYPAYIHKDKRSAWGATLPDFPGCFAAADALDDLPAAVQEAVEVYFEGEAMDVPAPTAPDALPRGKAYTGGQWLLVDIDVARVNPRAVRLNVSLPENLVQRIDAYARTHGATRSGFLAEAARRAMADNERAA, from the coding sequence ATGATCTACCCCGCCTACATTCACAAGGACAAGCGCAGCGCCTGGGGCGCGACCCTGCCGGATTTCCCTGGCTGCTTCGCAGCCGCCGATGCGTTGGACGACTTGCCGGCCGCGGTGCAGGAAGCTGTGGAAGTGTATTTCGAGGGTGAGGCGATGGACGTGCCGGCGCCGACCGCGCCCGATGCGCTGCCGCGCGGCAAGGCGTACACCGGCGGTCAATGGTTGCTGGTTGACATCGACGTGGCTCGGGTGAATCCGCGCGCGGTGCGCCTGAACGTGTCGCTGCCGGAAAATCTGGTGCAGCGCATCGACGCTTACGCACGCACGCATGGCGCCACGCGCAGCGGGTTCCTGGCCGAAGCCGCGCGGCGCGCGATGGCAGACAACGAACGTGCGGCTTGA
- a CDS encoding type II toxin-antitoxin system HicB family antitoxin: protein MNAQLKMVFWQGDRYWLGKLVDHPEIMCQGENIEELEANLRDAYRELLLEDVPPGYQVRDIAL from the coding sequence ATGAACGCTCAGCTCAAGATGGTGTTCTGGCAAGGCGATCGCTACTGGCTGGGCAAGCTGGTCGACCACCCTGAAATCATGTGTCAGGGCGAAAACATCGAGGAGCTCGAAGCCAATCTGCGCGACGCCTATCGCGAACTCTTATTGGAGGATGTGCCGCCTGGTTATCAGGTGCGAGACATCGCCCTTTGA
- a CDS encoding trans-sulfuration enzyme family protein: MNKPQQPLGLGTRAIHAGQAPDPSTGAIMTPIYATSTYVQRSPGKHQGYEYSRTHNPTRFAYERCVADLEGGVAGFAFASGLAAASTVLELLDSGSHVIAMDDLYGGTYRLFERVRRRSAGLDFSFIDLNDGAALKAALKPNTRMIWAETPTNPMLKLVDLARVGAFARKHGLTLVVDNTFCSPMLQRPLEYGAHLVLHSATKYLNGHSDMVGGIVVAGTQELAEPMAFLQNSVGAIAGPFDSFLALRGLKTLHLRMRAHCDNALELARWLEKHPTIERVIYPGLKSHPQHALAKRQMQGYGGIISIEVKGGLKKARSMLERCHLFALAESLGGVESLIEHPAIMTHASIPPAQRKRLGISDALVRLSVGVECVDDLRGELTRTLS, encoded by the coding sequence ATGAACAAACCCCAGCAACCCCTCGGCCTCGGCACCCGCGCCATCCACGCGGGGCAGGCGCCCGATCCATCGACCGGCGCGATCATGACGCCGATCTACGCCACCTCCACGTACGTGCAGCGCAGCCCCGGCAAGCACCAGGGCTACGAGTATTCGCGCACGCACAACCCCACGCGTTTCGCCTATGAACGCTGCGTGGCCGATCTGGAAGGCGGTGTCGCCGGCTTCGCCTTTGCCTCGGGTCTGGCCGCGGCCAGCACCGTGCTCGAGCTGCTGGATTCCGGCAGCCACGTCATCGCCATGGACGATTTGTACGGCGGCACTTATCGTTTGTTCGAGCGCGTGCGGCGGCGCTCGGCGGGGCTGGATTTCAGCTTCATCGACTTGAACGACGGCGCCGCGCTGAAGGCGGCGCTCAAGCCCAACACACGCATGATCTGGGCGGAGACGCCCACCAACCCCATGCTCAAGCTGGTGGACCTCGCCAGGGTCGGTGCCTTCGCGCGCAAGCACGGGCTGACCCTGGTGGTGGACAACACCTTCTGCTCGCCCATGCTGCAGCGCCCGCTGGAATACGGCGCGCACCTGGTGCTGCATTCGGCCACCAAGTACCTCAACGGCCATTCCGACATGGTCGGCGGCATCGTCGTGGCCGGCACGCAGGAACTGGCCGAGCCGATGGCCTTCCTGCAGAACTCGGTCGGCGCCATCGCCGGGCCGTTCGACAGTTTTCTCGCCCTGCGCGGCCTCAAGACCCTGCACCTGCGCATGCGCGCGCATTGCGACAATGCACTGGAACTGGCGCGCTGGCTGGAGAAACATCCCACCATCGAGCGCGTGATCTACCCCGGCCTGAAAAGCCATCCGCAGCACGCGCTGGCCAAACGCCAGATGCAGGGCTACGGCGGCATCATCAGCATCGAGGTCAAGGGCGGGCTGAAGAAAGCGCGCAGCATGCTAGAGCGCTGCCACCTGTTCGCGCTGGCCGAATCACTGGGCGGCGTGGAGAGCCTGATCGAGCACCCCGCCATCATGACCCACGCCTCCATCCCGCCCGCGCAGCGCAAGCGGCTCGGCATCAGCGATGCGCTGGTAAGGTTGTCGGTGGGTGTGGAGTGCGTCGATGATCTGCGCGGAGAGCTGACGCGAACGTTGTCATGA
- the ltrA gene encoding group II intron reverse transcriptase/maturase, with product MIDDEAEAREAGAKGQEAGQYPVGRPCGAESITAAAGQTKAEVSRLMEAVIERSNVWSAYQKVVRNGGAPGVDGLTVGSFKDWLKRHWPCVRAALLDGSYLPSEVRAVDIPKPSGGVRTLGIPTVLDRLIQQALLQVLQPIVEPTFSASSYGFRPGRSAHQALRAAKHYVQEGRAWVVDMDLEKFFDRVNHDILMSRVARHVDDERVLKLIRRYLEAGLMRDGVETARDQGTPQGGPLSPLLSNILLTDWDCELGKRGHAFCRYADDCNIYVRSEAAGQRVMAAMKVFLDERLKLQVNEAKSACATPWKRKFLGYTLTNAGGHIRLKVAPHSVARLTDRVRELLRQGRGRSLTHTIETLNPVLRGWIGYFQLSESKTVWKDLDGWLRRRLRCLLWRQAKTRPRRTALLRKRGLPEARAWHSGHNGHGPWWNSGASHMNQAFPKAFFDRLKLVSMIETSRYLQRHS from the coding sequence ATGATCGACGACGAAGCAGAAGCCCGGGAAGCCGGGGCCAAGGGCCAAGAGGCGGGACAGTATCCCGTGGGTAGGCCGTGTGGTGCCGAGTCGATCACGGCGGCAGCCGGGCAAACGAAAGCGGAGGTGTCACGGCTGATGGAGGCCGTGATCGAACGCAGCAACGTGTGGTCGGCGTATCAGAAGGTGGTTCGTAACGGTGGCGCACCGGGGGTCGATGGCCTGACGGTGGGATCGTTCAAGGACTGGCTGAAGAGACACTGGCCCTGCGTGAGAGCAGCCTTGCTGGACGGCAGTTACCTGCCGTCGGAGGTGCGCGCGGTGGACATTCCCAAGCCCTCGGGCGGGGTGCGGACACTGGGCATCCCGACGGTGCTGGATCGGCTGATCCAGCAGGCGCTGCTGCAAGTCCTTCAACCGATCGTCGAGCCGACGTTCTCCGCATCGAGCTACGGTTTCAGGCCGGGGCGCAGTGCCCATCAAGCTCTGCGTGCGGCCAAGCACTATGTGCAGGAGGGCCGTGCGTGGGTGGTGGATATGGACTTGGAGAAGTTCTTCGACCGGGTGAACCACGACATCCTGATGTCGCGGGTCGCCCGGCACGTCGACGACGAGCGGGTGCTCAAGCTGATCCGCCGTTATCTGGAAGCGGGCTTGATGCGTGACGGGGTGGAAACAGCACGTGACCAAGGCACGCCGCAAGGCGGGCCGTTGTCGCCGTTGCTGTCCAACATCCTGCTCACGGATTGGGATTGCGAACTGGGAAAGCGCGGACACGCGTTCTGTCGTTATGCGGATGATTGCAACATCTATGTCCGAAGCGAAGCGGCAGGGCAGCGCGTGATGGCCGCCATGAAGGTGTTCCTGGACGAACGCCTGAAGTTGCAGGTCAATGAAGCCAAGAGCGCATGCGCCACGCCATGGAAACGCAAGTTTCTGGGCTACACCCTGACGAACGCCGGTGGTCATATCAGGCTCAAGGTCGCGCCGCACAGCGTGGCCCGCCTGACCGACCGCGTGCGTGAACTGCTGCGTCAGGGGCGCGGACGTAGCCTGACCCACACCATCGAGACACTGAACCCGGTGCTTCGTGGATGGATCGGCTATTTCCAGCTCAGCGAGAGCAAGACGGTGTGGAAGGACCTCGACGGATGGCTGCGGCGTCGGCTGCGCTGCCTGCTATGGCGGCAAGCCAAGACGCGTCCGCGGCGTACCGCGCTGCTGCGCAAACGAGGGCTGCCGGAGGCGCGGGCTTGGCACTCGGGACACAACGGGCACGGCCCATGGTGGAACAGTGGTGCCAGTCACATGAATCAGGCGTTTCCGAAAGCCTTCTTCGACCGGCTGAAGTTGGTCTCAATGATCGAAACCAGCCGGTATCTTCAGCGTCACTCATGA
- a CDS encoding type II toxin-antitoxin system HicA family toxin, translating into MTSSSNPDKPGYVVVPHPQRDLPQGTARNIFRQAGWQWRKR; encoded by the coding sequence ATCACAAGTTCAAGCAACCCGGACAAGCCGGGGTACGTGGTCGTACCCCATCCGCAACGCGATCTGCCGCAAGGTACCGCGCGCAATATTTTTCGACAGGCCGGCTGGCAGTGGAGGAAACGATGA
- a CDS encoding tetratricopeptide repeat-containing sulfotransferase family protein, which yields MNQHLPRHLQRAQRYFDDGQLVAACATLEAHLRRTPDDADSLSLLLHAWLKRGRMRPAVELAQRLAALPARDAQAALRTATDLMRVGDFSRARALLDTPLVQDSRDSAVLFRHAQLRARAGEYQQVLALTELAAQLSATPDTNLLLLRARARDYCGDADGAGADYSAAQHQRPDSGSAAQGLARVHASQRDADAATAHIAHLHSVLPSVTDADTEAALAYALFEELHTLQQYQQAWPALQRGAAAAHRQWPYDAAREATRIDALLRTQPGTAATAVPQSAPAGTATPIFIVGLPRSGTSLLETLLGRHTQVSAAGEHADFAYQLGLATDCDSVELLPMTAIERSADIDYHALGQAYLEHTRWRARGRSHYTDKLPSNWMLIAHIARALPQARIVHVARAPMDAAFAVLRQLLGAAYPWSFAQQDIVAHYGHYRALMSHWQRVLPGRLLQVDYAEFADAERLLRRVCAFCALPFEAQCLDARLDIGVVATPSSLQVRDAIRPRVGAWQAYREHLDVLHDGLAGWHAPA from the coding sequence ATGAACCAGCACCTGCCACGGCACCTGCAACGCGCCCAGCGTTATTTCGATGACGGCCAGCTCGTGGCCGCCTGCGCCACGCTCGAGGCGCATCTGCGGCGCACGCCCGATGACGCGGACAGCCTGTCCCTGCTGCTGCATGCGTGGCTGAAACGCGGGCGCATGCGACCCGCCGTGGAACTGGCGCAACGACTTGCTGCACTGCCAGCACGCGACGCGCAAGCTGCCTTGCGCACCGCGACCGATCTGATGCGCGTCGGCGATTTCTCGCGCGCGCGCGCGCTGCTGGATACCCCGCTCGTGCAAGACTCCCGCGATAGCGCCGTGCTGTTTCGCCACGCGCAACTGCGCGCGCGCGCAGGCGAATACCAACAGGTGCTGGCACTGACCGAGCTTGCCGCGCAACTGAGCGCCACCCCCGACACCAACCTATTGCTGCTGCGCGCGCGCGCGCGCGATTACTGCGGTGACGCCGATGGCGCCGGCGCCGATTACTCCGCCGCGCAACACCAGCGGCCCGATTCGGGCAGCGCGGCGCAGGGCCTGGCACGTGTGCATGCCAGCCAGCGTGATGCCGATGCGGCCACGGCGCACATCGCGCATCTGCACAGCGTGCTACCCAGTGTCACTGATGCCGACACCGAGGCCGCGCTGGCCTACGCACTGTTCGAGGAACTGCACACCTTGCAGCAATATCAGCAAGCCTGGCCAGCGCTGCAGCGCGGCGCGGCCGCGGCGCACCGGCAATGGCCGTACGACGCCGCGCGCGAGGCAACGCGCATCGACGCGCTGCTGCGCACCCAGCCGGGCACGGCCGCCACCGCCGTGCCACAGAGCGCGCCCGCGGGCACGGCCACGCCCATCTTCATCGTCGGTCTGCCGCGCAGTGGTACCAGCTTGCTGGAAACGCTGCTGGGACGGCATACGCAGGTGAGCGCCGCGGGCGAGCACGCGGATTTCGCCTACCAGTTGGGCCTGGCCACCGACTGCGACAGCGTCGAGCTGCTGCCGATGACCGCCATCGAGCGCAGCGCGGACATCGATTACCACGCGCTGGGCCAGGCTTACCTTGAGCACACGCGCTGGCGCGCGCGCGGGCGCAGCCACTACACCGACAAATTGCCATCAAACTGGATGCTCATCGCTCACATCGCACGCGCCCTGCCACAGGCACGCATCGTGCACGTGGCGCGCGCGCCCATGGATGCCGCTTTCGCCGTGTTGCGCCAGTTGCTGGGCGCAGCCTATCCGTGGAGTTTCGCGCAACAGGACATCGTTGCGCACTACGGCCACTACCGCGCGCTGATGTCCCACTGGCAACGCGTGTTGCCGGGGCGGTTGCTGCAGGTTGATTACGCCGAATTCGCCGATGCCGAGCGCCTGTTGCGCCGCGTGTGCGCGTTTTGCGCGTTGCCCTTCGAGGCGCAGTGTCTGGATGCGCGCCTCGACATCGGGGTGGTTGCCACACCCAGCAGTCTGCAAGTGCGCGATGCGATACGTCCGCGCGTGGGTGCATGGCAAGCCTACCGCGAGCACCTGGACGTTTTGCACGATGGCCTCGCGGGATGGCATGCGCCTGCATAG
- a CDS encoding glycosyltransferase: MTWTDALSWRVRRLRALLQRTRGSVLSRGWRGTWRRILMELKGSAPAASQPHLLALDWTFAPFAVPEAGNPDVSVIIPVHGHLAHTLACLRSIAACGDTTAFEVIVVDDASPDASAATLAQIRGLRLLGLPRNLGFVGACNAGAAAARGPFLCFLNNDTQVTPGWLDALRACFEDVPDCGIAGSRLLYPDGRLQECGALVFADGGAWNCGRFERPDQPRYLYRRECDYVSGAALMIPAALFREVGGFDTRYAPAYYEDTDLAFAVHAARRRVLVQPASTVIHCEGVTAGIDPEQGVKRHQVKNKAQFAGKWAAALLKQAQPGTREAEASARAATDRPYLLVIESTLPDAARDSGSLRLVELLRSAGQLGWRVSLMPDDRRMDLALAARLGAVGVQVVVPGNPRSWLGAHGDDFAVVMLSRYAVASVWLAQVRRLAPRAQVIFDTVDLNFLRERRAAELARSDTRRADALRAHELALIAASDCTLLVSEVELALVQAELPQARLRLLGNIHQVHEPITPFSDRADLLFIGGFQHPPNRDAVQWFAREVLPLLRPCLPRLCLHVIGNVDAQARDVLRDVQVVFHGRVDDLRPWLERCRVSVAPLRYGAGVKGKINTAMAAGLPVVATRIAAEAMALTDGVDVLLADTPAAMAAAIERAYTDQALWQRLSRGGMDNVRQHFSRARARDVLREVLDDALRESASPSR; this comes from the coding sequence ATGACCTGGACTGACGCGCTGAGCTGGCGCGTGCGTCGTCTGCGCGCGCTGTTGCAACGGACGCGCGGCAGCGTGCTCAGTCGTGGCTGGCGCGGCACCTGGCGGCGCATCCTGATGGAATTGAAAGGCAGCGCGCCCGCTGCGTCGCAACCGCATCTGCTGGCGCTGGACTGGACATTCGCGCCGTTCGCGGTGCCCGAGGCCGGCAATCCGGACGTTTCGGTAATCATCCCGGTGCACGGGCATCTGGCCCACACGCTGGCGTGTCTGCGCTCCATCGCGGCCTGTGGCGACACGACCGCGTTCGAGGTCATCGTGGTGGACGACGCCTCGCCCGACGCGAGCGCGGCGACGCTCGCGCAAATCCGTGGCCTGCGCCTGCTCGGCTTGCCGCGCAATCTCGGCTTTGTCGGTGCGTGCAATGCCGGCGCCGCAGCCGCGCGCGGACCGTTCCTGTGCTTCCTCAATAACGACACGCAGGTCACACCCGGCTGGCTGGACGCGCTGCGCGCCTGCTTCGAGGACGTGCCCGATTGCGGCATCGCCGGATCGCGCCTGCTGTATCCAGACGGCCGCCTGCAGGAATGCGGCGCGCTGGTGTTCGCCGATGGCGGCGCGTGGAATTGCGGGCGTTTCGAGCGCCCGGATCAGCCGCGCTATCTCTACCGCCGCGAGTGCGATTACGTGTCCGGCGCGGCGCTGATGATCCCGGCCGCTCTGTTTCGCGAGGTCGGTGGATTCGACACGCGTTATGCGCCGGCCTACTACGAGGACACCGATCTCGCTTTCGCGGTGCATGCCGCACGGCGTCGCGTGCTGGTGCAGCCCGCCAGCACCGTGATCCACTGCGAGGGCGTGACCGCGGGCATCGATCCCGAGCAGGGCGTCAAGCGCCATCAGGTGAAGAACAAGGCGCAATTCGCCGGCAAGTGGGCAGCCGCATTGCTCAAGCAAGCCCAGCCGGGAACGCGTGAAGCCGAGGCCAGCGCGCGCGCCGCAACGGACAGGCCGTACCTGCTGGTGATCGAAAGCACGCTGCCGGATGCTGCCCGCGATTCCGGGTCGCTGCGCCTGGTCGAGCTGCTGCGCAGCGCGGGGCAACTGGGCTGGCGCGTGAGCCTGATGCCGGACGACCGGCGCATGGATCTGGCGCTGGCGGCGCGCCTCGGTGCCGTGGGTGTGCAGGTCGTTGTACCGGGCAACCCGCGATCCTGGCTGGGTGCCCACGGTGACGATTTCGCGGTGGTCATGCTGAGCCGCTATGCGGTCGCGTCGGTCTGGCTGGCGCAGGTGCGCAGACTCGCGCCGCGCGCGCAGGTCATTTTCGATACGGTCGATCTGAACTTCCTGCGCGAGCGGCGCGCGGCGGAACTGGCCCGATCCGATACCCGACGCGCCGACGCACTGCGCGCGCACGAGCTGGCCTTGATCGCCGCCAGCGACTGCACCCTGCTGGTCAGCGAGGTCGAACTCGCGCTGGTGCAGGCTGAGCTGCCGCAGGCGCGGTTGCGCCTGCTGGGCAATATTCATCAGGTGCACGAGCCGATCACGCCGTTTTCCGACCGCGCCGATCTGCTGTTCATCGGCGGCTTCCAGCATCCACCCAACCGCGACGCCGTGCAGTGGTTCGCGCGCGAAGTGTTGCCGCTGCTGCGCCCGTGCCTGCCAAGGCTCTGCCTGCACGTCATCGGCAACGTCGATGCGCAGGCACGCGATGTGTTGCGCGACGTGCAGGTCGTCTTCCATGGCCGCGTCGATGATCTGCGGCCGTGGCTGGAGCGCTGTCGCGTGTCCGTCGCGCCGCTACGTTATGGCGCCGGCGTGAAAGGCAAGATCAACACCGCCATGGCCGCGGGGCTGCCGGTGGTCGCCACCCGCATCGCGGCCGAGGCCATGGCGTTGACGGACGGCGTGGACGTACTGCTGGCCGACACGCCCGCAGCCATGGCCGCGGCCATCGAACGTGCGTACACCGATCAAGCCTTGTGGCAACGCTTGTCGCGCGGTGGCATGGACAATGTGCGCCAGCACTTTTCCAGGGCGCGCGCACGTGATGTCCTGCGCGAAGTCCTGGACGACGCGCTGCGCGAATCCGCGAGTCCGTCCCGGTGA